In the Thermomicrobiales bacterium genome, TTCCAAACCCAATCTCCGACCCGTTGGCACGCAACCACGATCCTCGGTGTCGTTCGCGACGGTCAGGTCGCGATTGCTGGCGACGGCCAGGTTACCTTTGGTGACATGATCGTCAAGCACGGCGCCCGCAAGATCCGGACGCTGCACGATGGCACAGTCATCGCCGGCTTCGCAGGGGCCGTCGCCGACGCAATGACGCTCTTCGAGAAATTCGAAGCGCAGCTTCGCGAGTGGAAGGGCGACCTCCGCCGAGCCGCGGTTGAGCTCGCCAAAGAATGGCGCACCGACCGCTACCTCCGAAGACTGGAAGCGCAGCTTATCGTCTCGGACGGCGAGACTCTGTTGATCCTCTCCGGCGAAGGGGACGTGCTGCAACCCGACGACGGCATCGCCTCGATCGGCACCGGCGCGCCATATGCAATGGCCGCGGCGCGAGCGCTTCGCGACCACACCCAACTGACCGCGCAGGAGATCGTCGAGCAGTCGATGAAGATTGCCTCGGAGCTGTGCATTTACACAAATTCGCAGATCACGGTCGAGACCATTCGACTCGAGCCCGACGACGAACATCCCGCCGAGGACGTATCCGCAGAGGACGTATCCGCAGAGGGCGAGGCGGGAGCATGAGCGACATGACGCCAAAGATGATCGTCGCCGAGCTCAACCGCTTCGTCGTCGGGCAGGACGCTGCCAAGCGCGCGGTGGCGGTGGCACTACGCAATCGCTGGCGCCGGCAACAGCTCCCGGCCGATCTGCGCGACGAAGTGATGCCGCGCAACATCCTCATGCTGGGCCCGACTGGCGTCGGCAAGACCGAGATCGCCCGAAGAGTCAGCCGCATCGTCAACGCGCCATTCGTCAAGGTGGAGGCGACGAAGTACACCGAAGCCGGCTACGTCGGCCGCGATGTCGAATCGATGATCCGCGATCTCGTCGAAGTCTCAATCACGATGCTCCACGACGAGCAAATCGAGGCTGTCCGTGAGGAAGCGAACAGCGCCGCCGTCCAGATATTGGTCGACCTGCTGGTCGACCAGCTCGAGCAGGAGGCTGCTACCGGAGCATCCGCCGATGAAACACCCGGCGAGGCGCCATTGTCGCCAGCCGCGAAACGCCGGCGGACGCGACGCCGCAACAGGGTGATCGAGCAACTCGGACGGAACGCGCTGGAAGAAGAGACAGTCGTCATCGAGGTCCAGCCGGAGGATGACCCGTTCCTGATGCCGGTCGAGATCATCACTGGCGTGGCGCCCGACGATCTACCCGAAACGCTGCGCGACATCATGCGCGCGTCTGGCCCACGCCGGCAGCGGCGCAGGGTCTCGGTCGCCGAAGCACGACGGATTCTTGTCCACGAAGAGGCCAGCCGGCTTGTCGACCTCGACGCAGTTATTGAGCAGGCTCTGAAGCGCGTCGAGGAGACCGGGGTCGTCTTCATCGACGAGCTCGACAAGACAATCAACGACGGCGAATATGGCCCGGATGTCTCCGGCGAAGGAGTCCAGCGCGATCTGTTGCCGATCATCGAAGGATCGGTGGTTCCTACGCGCTATGGACCCGTGCGGACCGATCACATCCTGTTCATCGCCGCCGGCTCATTCTCGGCTCACCGCCCGAGTGACCTGATCCCGGAGCTCCAGGGTCGATTTCCGATCCGCGTCGAGCTCGATAGCCTCGACGAGGACGATCTCTACGCGATCCTGACGACGCCTGAGAATGCACTGGCGAGGCAGACGACCGCGCTGCTGGCGACGGAAGGCGTGACACTGCAACTGGGCGAGGATGGGCTCCGCGAGATCGCGCATATCGCATCCGAGGTGAACATCCGAACTGAAGACATCGGCGCCCGTCGGCTGTACACGATCGTCGAGCGCGTGCTGGAAGAAATATCGTTCGACGCGCCGGAATGTGCCGGCCAGTCGCTCGTCATCGATGCCGCCTACGTCCTCGAGCGTGTCGGAGATATCGCAGCCGACGACGACCTCAGCAACGCAATTCTTTAGGCGCTTGCCGCGAAACGCCACAGGGAGAACGGGGACATGGGGTCAACGCCACTAGCGCCCGACATGATTATCCCAGCAAGAAGCGAAGACGATATTGTCTTGAGCGTGATCGTGCCTGTCTACAACGAGGAGCGCACGATCACTGAAATCCTTCGCCGGGTTCGGGCGGTCCCTATCGCGAAGCAGATCGTCGTGGTGGACGACTATTCGACCGACGGAACGCGATCCCGGCTCTCCGAGGAGGCAGCACACAGCGACACAATAGTCGTCTTGCACGAGCGCAATCTCGGCAAAGGCGGGGCTGTCCGGACCGGGCTGGCGCACGCGACGGGCGATATCGTGCTGATCCAGGATGCCGACCTTGAGTACGACCCGCGCGACTACCATGCTCTGATCCGCCCGATTCTCGAAGGGCGCGCGAAGGCGGTCTACGGCTCCCGTTTCCTCGGCGAGCATAAGGCGATGTACTTCTGGCACGCGCTCGGCAACAAGCTCCTGACGCTCGTCACGAACGTCCTCTTCGATACGACGCTGACGGATATGGAGACGTGTTACAAGGTCTTCACCGCTGACATTGCCCACTCGCTCGACATCCAGCAGATGCGCTGGGGTATCGACCCCGAGATCACGGCGAAGATCCTTCGCGACGGTCATCGGATCTACGAGGTGCCGATCTCCTACAATGGGCGAGAATTCTGGGAGGGGAAGAAGATCTCGTGGAAAGATGCCTTTGTTGTCCTGCGGACGCTGCTGCGGTATCGCTTCTTCCGCTAGTCGGCAAACAAGAGGTTGGAGGGTAGCGATGGCTCGTCTCGCACTGGCCGTCGACCTGGGGGGCACGAATCTGCGCGTTGCCGTTGTCGATGACACCGGCGTCATCCAGGACGAGGCACAGCAACCAACTGATGCCGCCGAAGGGCCACAGGCGATCGTCGAGAGAATCGGGGAGTCGGTCAACGAGATGGCCTCGAAGGCCCAGATCCCGACCGATGTCCCGATCGGCGTCGCTTCGCCCGGACCGCTCGACCCGCGCACTGGCATCGTCTACTTCTCGCCAAACCTGGCTGGCTGGACAAACGTTCCGATCTCCGAGTGGCTTCGCGCAAAAACCGGTCGCAACGTGCTCTTGAGCAATGACGCCAACGCCGCTGCCCTGGGCGAAGTCTTCTTCGGCGCGGGCCGCGGTGTGCGCAACCTCGTCTACGTCGGCCTCGGCACCGGTGTCG is a window encoding:
- a CDS encoding glycosyltransferase family 2 protein, which codes for MGSTPLAPDMIIPARSEDDIVLSVIVPVYNEERTITEILRRVRAVPIAKQIVVVDDYSTDGTRSRLSEEAAHSDTIVVLHERNLGKGGAVRTGLAHATGDIVLIQDADLEYDPRDYHALIRPILEGRAKAVYGSRFLGEHKAMYFWHALGNKLLTLVTNVLFDTTLTDMETCYKVFTADIAHSLDIQQMRWGIDPEITAKILRDGHRIYEVPISYNGREFWEGKKISWKDAFVVLRTLLRYRFFR
- the hslV gene encoding ATP-dependent protease subunit HslV, translating into MSFQTQSPTRWHATTILGVVRDGQVAIAGDGQVTFGDMIVKHGARKIRTLHDGTVIAGFAGAVADAMTLFEKFEAQLREWKGDLRRAAVELAKEWRTDRYLRRLEAQLIVSDGETLLILSGEGDVLQPDDGIASIGTGAPYAMAAARALRDHTQLTAQEIVEQSMKIASELCIYTNSQITVETIRLEPDDEHPAEDVSAEDVSAEGEAGA
- the hslU gene encoding ATP-dependent protease ATPase subunit HslU, producing the protein MSDMTPKMIVAELNRFVVGQDAAKRAVAVALRNRWRRQQLPADLRDEVMPRNILMLGPTGVGKTEIARRVSRIVNAPFVKVEATKYTEAGYVGRDVESMIRDLVEVSITMLHDEQIEAVREEANSAAVQILVDLLVDQLEQEAATGASADETPGEAPLSPAAKRRRTRRRNRVIEQLGRNALEEETVVIEVQPEDDPFLMPVEIITGVAPDDLPETLRDIMRASGPRRQRRRVSVAEARRILVHEEASRLVDLDAVIEQALKRVEETGVVFIDELDKTINDGEYGPDVSGEGVQRDLLPIIEGSVVPTRYGPVRTDHILFIAAGSFSAHRPSDLIPELQGRFPIRVELDSLDEDDLYAILTTPENALARQTTALLATEGVTLQLGEDGLREIAHIASEVNIRTEDIGARRLYTIVERVLEEISFDAPECAGQSLVIDAAYVLERVGDIAADDDLSNAIL